The Acidobacteriota bacterium genome has a segment encoding these proteins:
- a CDS encoding LOG family protein gives MRYVAVFGSSEARPGDKNYDAACTVARRMAERGFGIVTGGYGGVMEAANRSAKEAGGRSLGITTQAFSAFPERRANPWLDEERCEPTLFARTQALVKTAAAYVIFSGAAGTLAEVAFLWALVRAGLLGEKPIVLVGQVWENVLVELERADFLTSREREASTVVRTAEEACAALEQGLSP, from the coding sequence ATGCGCTACGTTGCCGTCTTTGGAAGCTCTGAGGCGCGTCCGGGCGACAAAAATTACGACGCCGCGTGCACGGTGGCGCGGCGCATGGCCGAGCGCGGATTTGGGATTGTGACGGGAGGCTACGGCGGCGTCATGGAAGCGGCAAACCGCAGCGCGAAGGAAGCAGGAGGCCGGAGCCTGGGCATCACGACTCAGGCGTTTTCGGCATTCCCCGAACGGCGGGCAAACCCATGGCTTGACGAGGAGCGCTGCGAGCCGACGCTTTTTGCCCGCACGCAGGCTCTCGTGAAGACGGCGGCGGCGTATGTTATCTTCTCCGGCGCGGCGGGAACTCTCGCGGAGGTGGCGTTTCTCTGGGCGCTCGTGCGCGCGGGACTCCTCGGCGAAAAGCCCATTGTGCTGGTCGGCCAAGTGTGGGAGAATGTGCTCGTGGAACTTGAGCGCGCCGATTTTCTAACGAGCCGCGAACGCGAGGCGTCAACCGTGGTGCGCACGGCGGAGGAAGCCTGCGCCGCTCTCGAACAAGGGCTCAGCCCATGA